The following proteins are co-located in the Pseudomonas fluorescens genome:
- the cobF gene encoding precorrin-6A synthase (deacetylating), translated as MKRILIIGIGAGNPDYITMQAVKALNRTDVFFLMDKGQSKDKLIDLRREICATYITEPGYRFVEADCPERVRGDIDYTTAVQDLNRDKQHTFERMINEHMADGEVGAFLAWGDPALYDSTIRILQAILASGRCAFEFEVIPGITSVQALAAQHKVPLNRIGRSIEITTGRRLAAGQASDADTLVVMLDAEDSYRTVADQDLDIYWGAYLGTPDEILISGKVSDVAEEIERVRKAARLENGWIMDTYLLRKP; from the coding sequence ATGAAACGCATCCTGATCATCGGCATTGGCGCCGGCAACCCTGACTACATCACGATGCAGGCCGTGAAGGCGCTGAACCGCACCGACGTGTTTTTCCTGATGGACAAGGGCCAGAGCAAAGACAAGCTGATCGACCTGCGCCGCGAGATCTGCGCGACCTACATCACCGAGCCCGGCTACCGCTTCGTCGAGGCCGATTGCCCCGAGCGGGTGCGCGGCGACATCGACTACACCACCGCCGTGCAGGACCTCAACCGCGACAAGCAGCACACCTTCGAGCGCATGATCAACGAGCACATGGCGGATGGCGAAGTCGGCGCCTTCCTGGCCTGGGGCGACCCTGCGTTGTACGACAGCACCATCCGTATCCTGCAGGCGATTCTCGCCAGTGGCCGCTGTGCGTTCGAGTTCGAAGTGATACCCGGCATCACCAGCGTGCAGGCCCTGGCGGCCCAGCACAAGGTGCCACTGAACCGCATTGGCCGCTCCATCGAGATCACCACCGGGCGCCGGTTGGCGGCGGGGCAGGCGAGTGATGCGGACACCTTGGTGGTGATGCTCGATGCCGAAGATTCCTACCGTACCGTGGCTGATCAAGACCTGGATATCTACTGGGGCGCCTACCTGGGCACACCGGATGAAATCCTGATCAGCGGCAAAGTCAGTGACGTGGCGGAAGAAATCGAACGGGTGCGCAAGGCCGCACGCCTGGAAAATGGTTGGATCATGGACACTTATCTGTTGCGCAAACCCTGA
- a CDS encoding histidine phosphatase family protein: protein MPATRLTLICHAATASQKLGRFADDESVSMDWQNAALSLAGRYQKNLRLVCGPEARTRQTAELFGADAHVEDALRDADLGAWKGQAINQLDSAALMAWATDSTSTPHGGESVEQVCARVGQWLQSLETQPGHVLAITHPLVIRAALLYVMQFPVSMFYRIDIEPLSATELRFNTVWRLRLETHA, encoded by the coding sequence GTGCCAGCCACGCGTTTGACACTGATCTGCCATGCCGCTACGGCGTCGCAAAAGCTGGGGCGGTTTGCCGATGACGAGTCTGTGAGCATGGATTGGCAAAACGCAGCGTTGTCCCTGGCCGGGCGCTACCAGAAAAACCTGCGCCTGGTGTGCGGGCCTGAGGCCAGGACCCGCCAGACGGCCGAGCTGTTCGGCGCTGACGCACACGTCGAAGATGCCTTGCGCGATGCTGATTTGGGCGCCTGGAAAGGCCAGGCGATCAACCAGTTGGACAGCGCTGCGTTGATGGCCTGGGCCACCGACAGCACCAGCACGCCCCACGGCGGCGAGTCGGTGGAGCAGGTTTGCGCGCGGGTCGGGCAGTGGCTGCAATCCCTCGAAACCCAACCCGGTCATGTGTTGGCCATCACCCACCCGTTGGTGATTCGCGCCGCCTTGCTCTATGTCATGCAGTTCCCGGTGTCGATGTTCTACCGGATCGACATTGAGCCACTGTCCGCCACCGAGCTGCGCTTCAATACTGTCTGGCGCCTGCGCCTGGAAACTCACGCCTGA
- a CDS encoding DUF4865 family protein, producing MFAKQYSHRLPADYDMAVIRRRAEQLGPLWDRAEGLLFKAFIAQERGLATGNVYASVYLWADPLKAADFLLGEGFQKVLDSFGRPHIESWLPLDVQQGPARHALSLYREQWSLAPGADRAGILAEEKQRNQQLADSPETFAVFLALDVQAWRLVRITLSAKPLQMDHPGTGYQVLYLAQGVAR from the coding sequence ATGTTTGCCAAACAGTATTCCCACCGCCTGCCTGCCGATTACGACATGGCTGTTATCCGCCGCCGCGCTGAGCAATTGGGGCCGTTGTGGGATCGCGCCGAAGGGCTGCTGTTCAAGGCATTTATTGCCCAGGAGCGCGGGCTAGCGACGGGCAATGTCTATGCGTCCGTGTACCTGTGGGCAGACCCCTTGAAGGCCGCCGATTTCTTGTTGGGCGAGGGTTTCCAGAAGGTGCTCGACAGCTTTGGCCGCCCGCACATCGAAAGTTGGTTGCCGCTGGACGTGCAGCAAGGGCCCGCCCGGCACGCGTTGAGTTTGTACCGCGAGCAATGGTCGTTGGCGCCAGGGGCGGATCGAGCCGGGATATTGGCCGAGGAAAAACAACGTAACCAGCAGTTGGCTGACAGCCCGGAGACATTCGCGGTCTTCCTGGCGCTGGATGTGCAGGCGTGGCGCCTGGTGCGGATCACACTGTCGGCCAAGCCGCTGCAGATGGACCACCCGGGCACGGGTTACCAGGTGCTCTATCTGGCGCAAGGCGTTGCGCGATAG
- a CDS encoding LysR family transcriptional regulator, protein MTDALKPLDIDTVQAFVRVADFASFTRAAEALDTSQAAISLKLKRLEERLGYRLLERTPRHVRLSPQGEQFIVAARALLNAHERALGDMGAQPSRRLVIGISDHVAGPDLPTWLGRLAAYDPLLVLEIRIASSRDLVAAFDRSELDAVIVRNEGDRQDGEVLAVERFGWFAAPTWQHTPGRPLRLATMAPPCGVRHLAVRALDEAHIDWTEVFVGGGVMAVGAAVSAGLGVAALAHRVAPAGAVDVSEQYGLPALPVSEVVLYSRISDLRSRETVRTLSATFRGVLPR, encoded by the coding sequence ATGACTGATGCGCTCAAACCCCTGGACATCGACACCGTGCAGGCCTTCGTCCGGGTCGCCGACTTCGCCAGTTTCACCCGTGCCGCCGAGGCCCTCGACACGTCCCAGGCGGCCATCAGCCTCAAGCTCAAGCGCCTGGAAGAACGCCTCGGTTATCGACTGCTGGAGCGCACGCCCCGCCATGTAAGGCTGTCGCCCCAGGGCGAGCAGTTCATCGTGGCCGCCCGCGCCCTGCTCAACGCCCATGAACGCGCGTTGGGCGACATGGGCGCCCAGCCCTCGCGGCGCCTGGTAATCGGCATCAGCGACCACGTGGCCGGGCCCGACTTGCCCACCTGGCTCGGCCGCCTCGCCGCGTACGACCCGTTGCTGGTCCTCGAAATCCGCATCGCCTCCTCCCGCGACCTGGTGGCCGCGTTCGACCGCAGCGAGTTGGACGCGGTGATCGTGCGCAACGAAGGCGACCGCCAGGACGGCGAAGTGTTGGCCGTGGAGCGCTTTGGCTGGTTCGCCGCGCCGACCTGGCAACACACCCCCGGCCGGCCCTTGCGCCTGGCAACCATGGCGCCGCCGTGTGGGGTTCGGCATCTGGCGGTCAGGGCGTTGGATGAGGCCCATATCGACTGGACTGAAGTGTTTGTCGGCGGTGGTGTGATGGCGGTGGGTGCGGCGGTGAGCGCCGGGTTGGGTGTTGCCGCCCTCGCCCACCGTGTGGCCCCGGCCGGGGCGGTGGACGTGAGCGAGCAATACGGTTTGCCCGCATTGCCCGTCAGTGAAGTGGTGCTGTACAGCCGCATCAGTGACCTGCGGTCCCGCGAAACAGTGCGCACGTTGAGCGCAACGTTTCGCGGCGTGTTGCCGCGCTGA
- a CDS encoding MFS transporter, translated as MGNQAQDTVRKRRRAFLGATSGHLIEWYDYGVYGFLAVYIGQAFFVSDDPTTSLLASFAAFALSFFIRPLGGLFFGPLADKIGRRKTLIMALVMMTGSTVMLGVLPTYATLGIAAPILLILVRCVQGFSAGGEIGTVTSFISEYAGPGRRGFATCWLMVTAVLGLLLGGAVANGMTWILGADVMQEWAWRVPFLIAAPLGFISMYIRLKLEDSPEFLALQRAGQTSRAPLREVWQWKRAIALVFFIITLHSSIFYLVLTFASTYMAKILKFDSGTTLLYVFVASFSAAFVMPFGGAFTDKYGRKPFLMVIGTLATLAMFWLFKSAPTATAASFFAPLMAVAILFGLYASSTYALMSELLPTRIRSTGIAVAYNVPVAVFGGSAPLISTWLIKVTGDITSPWYFYVATGVVSLIALVALRKADFVASGSPVVPPVGATQLQARAAAATVSAEAPVA; from the coding sequence ATGGGCAATCAAGCGCAAGACACGGTCCGCAAGCGGCGCCGTGCATTTCTCGGTGCCACCTCCGGCCACTTGATCGAGTGGTACGACTACGGCGTCTACGGCTTTCTCGCCGTGTACATCGGCCAGGCGTTTTTCGTCTCCGATGATCCCACCACCAGCCTGCTTGCCAGCTTTGCCGCATTCGCCCTGAGCTTTTTTATCCGGCCGTTGGGTGGGCTGTTCTTCGGCCCGCTGGCGGACAAGATCGGCCGCCGCAAAACCCTGATCATGGCGCTGGTGATGATGACCGGCTCGACGGTGATGCTCGGCGTGTTGCCGACCTACGCGACGCTGGGCATTGCGGCGCCGATCCTGCTGATCCTGGTGCGCTGCGTGCAGGGCTTTTCGGCGGGCGGTGAAATCGGCACCGTCACCAGTTTTATCTCCGAATACGCCGGGCCGGGTCGACGCGGGTTTGCGACCTGCTGGTTGATGGTCACCGCCGTGCTCGGCCTGCTGCTGGGCGGCGCCGTGGCCAATGGCATGACCTGGATCCTCGGCGCCGACGTGATGCAAGAATGGGCCTGGCGCGTGCCGTTCCTGATCGCCGCACCGTTGGGCTTTATCTCCATGTACATCCGCCTCAAGCTGGAAGACAGCCCCGAGTTTCTCGCCCTGCAACGTGCCGGCCAGACCTCCCGCGCACCGCTGCGTGAGGTCTGGCAATGGAAGCGGGCGATTGCCCTGGTGTTCTTTATCATCACCTTGCACAGCTCGATCTTTTACCTGGTGCTGACCTTCGCGTCGACCTACATGGCCAAGATCCTCAAGTTCGACAGCGGTACCACGTTGCTCTACGTCTTCGTCGCGAGTTTTTCGGCGGCCTTCGTGATGCCGTTCGGCGGCGCGTTTACCGATAAATACGGGCGCAAGCCGTTCCTGATGGTGATTGGCACGTTGGCCACGTTGGCGATGTTCTGGCTGTTCAAGTCGGCGCCGACCGCAACGGCCGCGTCGTTCTTCGCACCGTTGATGGCGGTGGCGATTCTGTTCGGGCTGTATGCCTCGTCGACCTATGCGCTGATGAGCGAACTGCTGCCGACCCGCATCCGCTCCACCGGCATTGCGGTGGCGTACAACGTGCCGGTCGCCGTGTTTGGCGGCAGTGCGCCGCTGATCTCCACCTGGCTGATCAAGGTGACGGGCGATATCACCTCGCCGTGGTATTTCTACGTGGCCACCGGTGTGGTGTCGCTGATTGCCCTGGTGGCGCTGCGCAAAGCGGATTTTGTCGCCAGCGGCAGCCCGGTCGTGCCGCCGGTGGGCGCCACACAGTTACAGGCCCGAGCTGCTGCCGCCACGGTGAGTGCAGAAGCCCCGGTGGCGTAA
- a CDS encoding class I adenylate-forming enzyme family protein — MNIANWLHDTQRREPQRPALFEGTRQIADYATFAAHVRQRAAYLVDQHGVTTGDAVAVLMKNSCDYLELLYAIWWVGAVVVPINAKLHPSEAAWIADDAQARLIFTDGGRVFSSSRDLPQRCKELDGHTLPPTRGWPTLEQPAARQDQDLAWLFYTSGTTGRSKGVMLTHGNLVAMSLCYATDVDPVSGADAVVYAAPMSHGAGLYNFIHVRCGARHVVPASHGFDAAELFGLAVELGDVSLFAAPTMVKRMVEQAQRQGYRGEGIKTLVYGGGPMYLADLCAAVDTFGPRLVQIYGQGESPMTISVLPRALIADRQREDWSSLAASVGQAHACVEIRILDAQHQPLPTGQRGEIAVRGATVMQGYWRNPEATRQTLIDGWLMTGDIGFLDPAGYLTLTDRSKDVIISGGSNVYPREVEEVLAQHPEVFEVCVVGEPDAQWGESVVAFVVPRNGQALDEAGLTAWFVERMASFKKPKKYVFRDELPKNSYGKILKTDLRQWLKAASIAALP; from the coding sequence ATGAACATTGCCAACTGGCTGCACGACACCCAGCGCCGTGAGCCGCAGCGCCCGGCGCTGTTCGAAGGCACCCGGCAAATCGCCGATTACGCCACCTTTGCGGCCCATGTTCGTCAACGCGCCGCGTACCTGGTGGACCAGCACGGCGTGACGACGGGTGATGCCGTCGCGGTGCTGATGAAAAACAGCTGTGACTACCTGGAGTTGCTCTACGCCATCTGGTGGGTGGGCGCAGTGGTCGTGCCGATCAACGCCAAGCTGCATCCGAGCGAAGCGGCCTGGATCGCGGATGACGCCCAGGCGCGGCTGATCTTTACCGACGGCGGCCGGGTCTTTTCCTCATCGCGCGACTTGCCTCAGCGCTGTAAGGAATTGGACGGCCACACGCTGCCGCCGACCCGCGGCTGGCCGACGCTGGAGCAGCCGGCGGCACGTCAGGATCAGGACCTTGCCTGGCTGTTCTACACCTCCGGCACCACCGGGCGTTCCAAGGGGGTGATGCTGACGCACGGCAATCTGGTCGCTATGTCGCTGTGTTACGCCACGGATGTCGACCCGGTGAGCGGCGCTGACGCGGTGGTGTATGCCGCGCCAATGTCCCATGGCGCGGGGCTCTACAATTTTATTCATGTGCGCTGTGGCGCGCGGCATGTGGTGCCTGCGTCCCACGGTTTTGATGCCGCCGAGCTGTTCGGCCTGGCCGTCGAGCTGGGCGATGTATCGCTGTTTGCCGCGCCGACCATGGTCAAGCGCATGGTCGAACAGGCGCAGCGCCAGGGTTATCGCGGCGAAGGCATCAAGACCCTCGTCTACGGCGGCGGCCCGATGTACCTGGCTGACCTGTGCGCGGCCGTCGATACGTTTGGCCCGCGCCTGGTGCAAATCTACGGCCAGGGCGAAAGCCCGATGACCATCAGCGTGTTGCCCCGTGCGCTGATCGCCGACCGTCAACGCGAGGATTGGTCAAGCCTGGCCGCCTCGGTCGGGCAAGCGCACGCCTGTGTCGAAATTCGCATTCTCGACGCGCAGCACCAACCGCTGCCGACGGGGCAGCGCGGTGAGATTGCCGTGCGCGGTGCCACGGTGATGCAAGGCTACTGGCGCAACCCTGAAGCCACGCGCCAGACCCTGATCGATGGCTGGCTGATGACCGGCGATATCGGCTTTCTCGACCCGGCCGGCTACCTGACCCTGACAGACCGCTCCAAGGACGTGATCATCAGCGGCGGCAGCAACGTGTACCCGCGCGAAGTCGAGGAAGTGCTGGCGCAGCATCCCGAGGTATTCGAGGTGTGTGTGGTCGGTGAGCCGGATGCGCAATGGGGAGAGTCGGTGGTGGCTTTTGTGGTCCCGCGCAACGGGCAGGCACTGGACGAAGCCGGGCTCACGGCGTGGTTTGTCGAACGCATGGCCTCGTTCAAGAAGCCGAAGAAATACGTGTTCCGCGACGAGTTGCCGAAAAACAGCTACGGCAAGATCCTCAAGACCGACTTGCGGCAGTGGTTGAAAGCAGCGAGTATCGCCGCGCTTCCCTAG
- a CDS encoding acetyl-CoA acetyltransferase produces the protein MPADCVSIVAAGHSRFGRLEGTTLEDLIVQVTREALADAAIDASAIDALFLGHFNSGLVPDGFASSLLLQADPGLRFKPATRCENACASGSAAIQAGVNAILSGSAELVLVVGAEKMTHTSTAEVTQALAGAGYQNDPGEAGLSFPQLFGRAARQYAERYHCPLGSMAAIATKNHSNAMANPLAQMHRVMDFEHCNNVSKSNPFVAESLRLTDCSLISDGAAAIILASPKRARAFRRDVQICAMTQVNDCLPIAQRDILAFEGPQRAIHTALRGANITLADLSFAEVHDCFTIAELLIYEAMGLAPKGEGHRVLDSGVVRAGGRLPVNLSGGLKAKGHPVGATGVSMHALAFRQLTGEPIGLAVPDPEFGLVFNMGGMAVANYASVLHARRC, from the coding sequence ATGCCTGCTGATTGCGTCTCCATTGTTGCCGCTGGTCATTCGCGTTTTGGTCGCCTGGAAGGCACCACCCTTGAGGACCTGATCGTGCAGGTCACCCGCGAAGCCCTGGCGGATGCGGCCATTGATGCTTCAGCAATCGATGCACTGTTTCTGGGCCACTTCAACTCGGGGCTGGTGCCTGACGGGTTCGCCTCTTCCCTGTTATTGCAGGCCGACCCCGGCCTGCGCTTCAAACCGGCCACCCGCTGTGAGAATGCCTGCGCGTCCGGCTCGGCGGCGATCCAGGCCGGGGTCAATGCGATCCTGTCCGGCAGCGCGGAACTGGTGTTGGTGGTGGGCGCCGAAAAGATGACCCACACTTCCACCGCCGAGGTCACCCAGGCCTTGGCCGGCGCCGGCTATCAGAACGACCCGGGCGAAGCCGGCTTGAGTTTCCCGCAACTGTTCGGCCGGGCTGCCCGCCAATATGCCGAACGCTACCACTGCCCACTGGGCTCGATGGCGGCCATCGCTACCAAGAACCACTCCAATGCCATGGCCAACCCGTTGGCGCAGATGCACCGGGTGATGGATTTCGAACACTGTAACAACGTGTCCAAGAGCAACCCGTTTGTGGCCGAGTCATTGCGCCTGACCGACTGCTCACTGATCAGCGACGGCGCCGCCGCGATCATCCTGGCCTCGCCCAAACGCGCGCGGGCGTTTCGCCGTGATGTGCAGATCTGCGCGATGACCCAGGTCAACGATTGCCTGCCCATCGCCCAGCGCGACATCCTGGCCTTTGAGGGCCCGCAAAGGGCGATCCACACGGCATTGCGCGGTGCAAATATCACCCTGGCCGACTTGAGTTTCGCCGAGGTGCATGACTGCTTCACCATCGCCGAACTGCTGATCTACGAAGCCATGGGCCTGGCGCCCAAAGGTGAGGGCCATCGTGTGCTCGACAGCGGCGTGGTGCGCGCCGGTGGGCGGCTGCCGGTGAACCTTTCCGGTGGGCTCAAGGCCAAGGGGCATCCGGTGGGCGCCACGGGGGTATCGATGCATGCCCTGGCGTTTCGGCAATTGACCGGCGAGCCAATTGGCCTGGCGGTGCCAGACCCGGAGTTCGGCCTGGTGTTCAACATGGGCGGCATGGCGGTGGCCAACTACGCCTCGGTCCTGCACGCACGCCGGTGCTGA
- a CDS encoding LuxR C-terminal-related transcriptional regulator — protein sequence MTVFAQQLHDIGRLAFQLSPAPQLVTSNRVIVDCNDAFLQLFGYSRDALVNQLTLLIYPSQADYHAIGKRSHDWLLDSENGRYSDERFMQHKSGEVFWAKSHGYTLTPKDPFKLMIWHFERLDRSHQGTGDLTPREREIAMHIVNGLKSKEIALRLAISHRTVEVHRARLMKKLQAKTVVELVSKIIMVA from the coding sequence ATGACTGTGTTTGCACAACAACTCCACGACATCGGGCGCCTGGCGTTCCAGCTGTCCCCCGCACCGCAACTGGTCACCAGCAACCGTGTGATCGTCGACTGCAACGACGCTTTCCTGCAGTTGTTCGGCTACTCGCGTGACGCATTGGTCAACCAGCTGACGCTGCTGATCTACCCGTCCCAGGCTGACTACCACGCCATCGGCAAGCGCAGCCACGACTGGTTGCTGGACAGTGAAAACGGCCGCTACTCCGACGAACGTTTCATGCAGCACAAAAGCGGCGAAGTGTTCTGGGCCAAGTCCCACGGCTACACGCTCACGCCCAAAGACCCGTTCAAGCTGATGATCTGGCACTTCGAACGCCTCGATCGCAGCCACCAGGGCACCGGGGACCTCACACCCCGGGAGCGGGAAATTGCCATGCACATCGTCAACGGCCTCAAATCCAAGGAAATCGCCCTGCGCCTGGCGATCTCCCACCGCACGGTGGAAGTCCATCGGGCGCGGTTGATGAAGAAGTTGCAGGCCAAGACGGTGGTGGAGTTGGTGTCGAAAATTATTATGGTGGCGTGA
- the scpB gene encoding methylmalonyl-CoA decarboxylase, whose amino-acid sequence MTATVTLNLIDTRIARLTFGNPTQRNALSAHVLARLDEHLVALAAQRVSVVILGADVGQTVWSAGHDLGEVARDRDPVAYGKPLEQLLRRIRAYPGVVIALISGSAWGGAVDLAMSCDMVVADHSASFAMTPANIGLPYTTSGLLRFFNNLPIHVLKELFFCAQALDAERAERFGVINRLVPSEALEATAVEIAQGIAAKAPLAIEAVKEQLRILEDLQPMPVQAMEQIAELRRQACASADLSEGLAAFAERRPPAFEGR is encoded by the coding sequence ATGACTGCCACTGTGACGCTCAACCTTATCGACACGCGCATCGCACGCCTGACCTTCGGCAACCCCACTCAGCGCAACGCCCTCAGTGCGCACGTGCTCGCCCGCCTGGATGAACACCTGGTCGCCCTCGCCGCCCAGCGCGTCAGCGTGGTGATTCTGGGTGCCGACGTCGGCCAGACGGTGTGGAGCGCCGGCCATGATCTTGGCGAAGTGGCCCGCGACCGCGACCCCGTTGCCTATGGCAAACCCCTGGAGCAACTGCTGCGGCGAATCCGCGCCTACCCCGGCGTGGTGATTGCGCTGATTTCAGGCTCGGCCTGGGGCGGCGCCGTGGACCTGGCCATGAGTTGCGACATGGTAGTGGCCGACCACAGCGCGAGCTTCGCCATGACCCCGGCCAACATCGGCTTGCCCTATACCACCAGCGGCCTGCTGCGGTTCTTCAACAACTTGCCGATTCATGTGCTTAAGGAGCTGTTTTTCTGCGCGCAGGCACTCGACGCCGAACGCGCCGAACGCTTTGGCGTGATCAACCGTCTGGTCCCTAGCGAGGCGCTGGAAGCCACCGCCGTGGAAATCGCCCAAGGCATCGCCGCCAAGGCGCCGTTGGCAATTGAGGCGGTAAAGGAGCAATTGCGCATTCTCGAAGACCTGCAACCCATGCCCGTGCAGGCCATGGAGCAGATCGCCGAACTGCGTCGCCAGGCCTGCGCGAGCGCAGACTTGAGTGAGGGGCTGGCAGCCTTTGCCGAACGTCGCCCACCGGCCTTTGAAGGGCGTTGA
- the mntP gene encoding manganese efflux pump MntP yields the protein MNPISLILLALAMSTDAFAAAIGKGSSLHKPRLSEALRAGLIFGVIEAITPMIGWAIGHAATRWVESWDHWIAFTLLVALGLHMIYNGLKDDDDAVEKPTQHSFMILAVTAFATSIDAMAVGVGLAFVDVNILLASAAIGLATMTMVTIGMMLGRVLGTVVGKRAEMVGGVVLMLVGATILYEHLSA from the coding sequence GTGAACCCCATTTCCCTGATTCTTCTCGCCCTTGCCATGTCCACGGACGCCTTTGCGGCGGCCATCGGCAAAGGCTCCAGCCTGCATAAGCCACGCCTGAGCGAAGCCCTGCGCGCCGGCCTGATCTTTGGTGTAATCGAAGCCATCACGCCGATGATCGGCTGGGCCATCGGCCATGCCGCCACGCGGTGGGTCGAAAGCTGGGACCACTGGATCGCCTTTACCCTGCTGGTCGCGCTGGGCCTGCACATGATCTACAACGGGCTCAAGGACGATGACGACGCGGTGGAAAAACCGACTCAGCATTCGTTCATGATCCTCGCCGTGACGGCATTTGCGACCAGCATCGACGCGATGGCTGTGGGTGTGGGCCTGGCATTTGTCGACGTGAATATTCTGCTCGCGTCAGCGGCGATAGGCCTTGCGACCATGACCATGGTGACCATTGGCATGATGCTCGGCCGGGTGCTGGGGACGGTGGTAGGCAAGCGCGCCGAGATGGTCGGTGGCGTGGTGCTGATGCTGGTGGGTGCGACGATTTTGTATGAGCACTTGTCGGCCTGA